In Gammaproteobacteria bacterium, a genomic segment contains:
- a CDS encoding PfkB family carbohydrate kinase, whose protein sequence is MTRSHPGTILAVGIAAVDIINSTDGFPEEDSEVRALSQTLRRGGNATNTLCVLSQLGHPCEWAGCLAENASSTPIAEDLKRYRIDSHRCRRVSNGHAPTSYITLNRHNGSRTIVHYRDLDEYSFADFRSHDLDNIDWLHFEGRHVEQTRLMLQHARRQPHLRISLELEKARDDIETLVPYAHVLMCSRQFVQAHGFDSPETFLAQWPALNQAGHTQICSVTWGERGAFAQKSGEAPIFCPALELDRVVDSIGAGDTFNAGLIHAILAGGNLKQSLAFANQLAGAKCHQEGFENLTQNPLASMEIGKTNS, encoded by the coding sequence ATGACTCGTTCACATCCCGGCACGATCCTGGCGGTGGGCATCGCCGCAGTGGACATCATCAATAGCACCGACGGGTTCCCGGAGGAGGACAGCGAAGTGCGAGCCCTGTCTCAAACCCTACGTCGCGGCGGCAATGCCACCAACACATTGTGTGTATTGAGCCAGCTGGGACATCCCTGTGAATGGGCCGGATGTCTGGCGGAAAACGCCAGCAGCACCCCTATTGCAGAGGACTTAAAGCGTTATCGTATAGACAGCCATCGCTGCCGTCGAGTGAGCAATGGGCACGCCCCCACCTCATACATTACATTGAACCGACACAACGGTTCACGCACCATTGTCCACTACCGTGACCTGGATGAATACAGTTTTGCTGACTTCCGCTCCCATGACCTGGACAACATTGACTGGCTACACTTCGAAGGGCGCCATGTGGAACAGACCCGACTGATGTTGCAACACGCCAGGCGACAACCCCATTTAAGGATTTCCCTAGAATTAGAGAAAGCCAGGGACGACATAGAAACTCTGGTACCCTATGCCCATGTACTCATGTGCTCCAGACAGTTCGTGCAGGCCCATGGATTTGATTCCCCCGAGACTTTTTTAGCGCAATGGCCTGCGTTGAACCAGGCCGGTCACACACAGATTTGCAGCGTGACCTGGGGCGAACGCGGCGCCTTCGCCCAAAAAAGCGGAGAAGCACCTATTTTTTGCCCGGCCCTGGAACTGGACCGAGTTGTGGACAGTATTGGTGCCGGGGATACCTTTAACGCGGGCCTGATTCACGCTATATTGGCGGGTGGGAACCTGAAACAAAGCTTGGCGTTTGCCAACCAATTGGCAGGTGCCAAATGCCATCAGGAAGGATTTGAGAACCTGACGCAAAATCCACTTGCGAGCATGGAAATTGGGAAAACGAACTCATAA
- the rho gene encoding transcription termination factor Rho, with the protein MNLSELKQKTASELNELARETGVEGTSRSRKQDIIFAILKAHAKSGEDIYGGGVLEILQDGFGFLRSADSSYLAGPDDIYVSPSQIRRFSLRTGDTVAGKIRPPKDGERYFALLKVNEINFEPPENAKTKVPFESLTPLFPNERLQIELGNGSTEDLTARVIDLCAPVGKGQRGLIVSPPKSGKTMMLQNIAQSITTNHPECYLIVLLIDERPEEVTEMSRSVRGEVVSSTFDEPASRHVQVAEMVIEKAKRLVEHKKDVVILLDSITRLARAYNTVVPSSGKVLTGGVDANALQRPKRFFGAARNIEEGGSLTIIATALVDTGSRMDDVIFEEFKGTGNMEIHLDRKISEKRIYPAININRSGTRREELITDPDELQMMWILRKLIHPMEELGAIEFLLDKLKDTKTNSEFFDSMKK; encoded by the coding sequence ATGAACCTTAGTGAACTGAAACAAAAAACTGCATCAGAACTGAATGAGCTTGCTCGCGAAACGGGCGTGGAAGGCACTTCCCGCTCACGCAAACAGGACATTATATTTGCCATCTTAAAAGCCCACGCCAAAAGCGGTGAAGATATTTATGGAGGCGGCGTTCTGGAAATTCTACAAGATGGATTCGGCTTTCTACGATCTGCTGACAGCTCCTATCTGGCCGGCCCGGACGATATTTACGTTTCTCCCAGCCAAATTCGACGTTTCAGTTTACGTACCGGCGATACGGTAGCCGGCAAGATTCGCCCCCCCAAAGACGGGGAACGCTATTTTGCCTTGCTAAAAGTCAACGAAATTAATTTCGAACCGCCGGAAAACGCCAAGACCAAGGTTCCTTTTGAAAGCCTGACTCCCTTGTTTCCCAATGAGCGCTTACAAATAGAACTGGGTAATGGCAGCACAGAAGACTTGACCGCCAGGGTCATCGATCTATGCGCCCCTGTCGGCAAAGGTCAGCGGGGACTGATAGTGTCACCCCCCAAGTCCGGCAAAACCATGATGCTGCAAAATATCGCCCAGTCCATCACCACCAATCATCCTGAATGTTATTTAATTGTCCTACTCATCGACGAACGCCCGGAAGAGGTTACTGAGATGTCTCGTTCGGTACGAGGCGAAGTTGTATCCAGCACCTTCGACGAACCGGCCAGCCGCCACGTTCAGGTTGCAGAAATGGTCATTGAAAAAGCCAAGCGCCTGGTGGAACACAAAAAAGATGTGGTCATTTTATTGGACTCCATCACTCGATTGGCACGCGCTTACAACACCGTAGTACCCAGCTCCGGCAAAGTACTGACCGGTGGTGTGGACGCCAATGCACTGCAAAGACCCAAACGGTTTTTTGGTGCGGCACGAAATATCGAAGAAGGTGGCAGCCTGACAATTATTGCTACGGCGCTGGTGGATACCGGCTCACGTATGGACGATGTTATCTTCGAAGAGTTCAAAGGCACGGGCAATATGGAAATACACCTGGACCGGAAAATCTCCGAAAAACGCATCTATCCCGCCATTAACATTAACCGCTCCGGCACCCGCAGAGAAGAATTGATCACGGACCCGGACGAGCTGCAAATGATGTGGATATTACGTAAACTCATCCATCCCATGGAAGAACTGGGTGCCATAGAGTTTCTGCTGGACAAACTCAAGGACACCAAAACCAACTCGGAATTTTTTGATTCCATGAAAAAGTAA
- a CDS encoding DUF484 family protein, with amino-acid sequence MTDSKDEVQALKAQLAAFLHQARENEQKMQRFQAQELRLIGTRSLSALIQNILYNYRTAFALDAVSLTLYDPQYEIHRMLEDEGTRVAEMTNLIFIRERDSLDEMFGTSNQPKLLEYDKDAHRGLFSKNIPKLRSIAMLPLMRYYDIVGSLNLGSIARERFSEESATDFLQRLSTIVAICLENTANHERLKRVGLTDSLTGINNRRFFDQRIGEEIARSLRTLEPIACLFLDVDYFKQVNDVHGHQVGDLALREIAMLIREQLRNSDVLCRYGGEEFAAILTNSTAATAMEIAERIRFRIENHEIKLKDRSETLQLTISIGISELSSKTIPTDVDTLTQSLVSRADAALYAAKHRGRNCVVVADGVELCNMDTENSQITGGTA; translated from the coding sequence ATGACTGACAGCAAAGACGAAGTTCAGGCCCTCAAAGCGCAATTGGCCGCTTTTTTACACCAGGCTCGCGAAAACGAGCAAAAAATGCAGCGTTTTCAGGCTCAGGAACTGCGCCTGATCGGCACACGATCTCTTTCTGCTTTGATTCAAAATATACTTTACAACTACCGAACCGCCTTCGCCCTGGACGCCGTATCCTTAACCTTGTATGACCCACAGTATGAAATCCATCGCATGCTGGAAGATGAAGGTACCCGGGTTGCGGAGATGACCAATCTTATATTTATCCGCGAGCGCGATTCTCTTGATGAAATGTTTGGCACCTCGAATCAACCCAAACTATTGGAATACGACAAGGATGCGCACCGGGGCCTGTTTTCCAAGAACATCCCCAAACTGCGCAGTATCGCCATGCTGCCCTTAATGCGCTACTACGACATTGTGGGGTCGCTGAATTTGGGCAGCATCGCACGAGAGCGCTTCTCCGAAGAGTCAGCCACGGATTTTCTACAGCGTTTATCCACCATTGTCGCCATTTGTCTGGAAAACACAGCCAACCACGAACGCTTGAAACGGGTTGGCCTAACCGACAGTCTCACCGGCATCAACAACCGCCGCTTCTTCGATCAGCGCATTGGCGAGGAAATTGCCCGAAGCCTACGCACGCTGGAACCTATTGCCTGTTTATTTCTTGATGTGGATTATTTTAAACAAGTCAACGACGTCCACGGGCATCAGGTTGGTGATCTGGCCCTACGTGAAATTGCGATGTTAATCCGAGAACAATTGCGTAACAGTGATGTCTTGTGTCGCTATGGCGGCGAGGAATTTGCCGCCATCCTGACCAACAGCACGGCCGCCACGGCAATGGAAATTGCTGAGCGAATCCGTTTTCGAATTGAAAACCACGAAATCAAGCTCAAAGACCGTAGTGAAACATTACAACTGACCATTTCCATCGGAATTTCCGAGCTCAGCTCCAAAACCATCCCTACTGACGTGGACACATTAACCCAATCTCTGGTCTCACGTGCAGATGCCGCACTGTATGCGGCAAAACACCGGGGAAGAAACTGTGTGGTTGTTGCCGATGGCGTGGAACTGTGTAATATGGACACGGAAAACAGTCAAATTACCGGAGGAACCGCCTAA
- a CDS encoding ankyrin repeat domain-containing protein, producing MTLVQRFSIQSLVAAALLFLLSACDNNTPLMVQVIDGELPEVKRLLEQGADVNARNSYQWTALSHAARKGNAEICRLLVDHGAQVDVQDASGWSPLMRAAAKGHEAVLDVLLKANANTELRDKSGWTALLWAVNQEQVVAVQRLLAAGVDVNVKANDGRSPVMVAQAEGYAEIVRLLREAGAKY from the coding sequence ATGACATTGGTTCAACGTTTTTCAATTCAATCGCTCGTGGCAGCAGCCCTGCTTTTTCTGTTGTCAGCATGTGATAACAATACACCACTGATGGTGCAAGTTATTGATGGTGAACTACCGGAGGTCAAGCGACTGTTGGAGCAGGGGGCGGATGTGAATGCCCGTAACAGCTATCAATGGACAGCGTTGTCTCACGCCGCACGCAAGGGTAATGCGGAGATCTGCCGGCTATTGGTAGATCATGGCGCGCAGGTGGATGTTCAGGATGCCTCCGGCTGGAGTCCATTGATGCGGGCTGCGGCCAAGGGGCATGAGGCCGTGTTGGATGTGCTGCTCAAAGCCAATGCCAATACCGAGTTACGGGACAAGAGTGGCTGGACGGCCTTGCTGTGGGCGGTGAATCAGGAGCAGGTGGTGGCAGTGCAGCGATTGTTGGCGGCCGGAGTGGATGTTAACGTAAAAGCCAACGATGGTCGTTCCCCCGTCATGGTGGCACAGGCCGAGGGCTACGCTGAAATTGTACGTCTGCTCAGGGAAGCAGGGGCAAAATACTAA
- the trxA gene encoding thioredoxin TrxA: MSENIVHLTDDTFEEEVVNSDGPVLVDYWADWCGPCKMIAPILDEIAQEYAEKVKIAKLNIDENPATPPKYGIRGIPTLMLFKGGNVEATKVGAVSKSQLTAFIDSNI, from the coding sequence GTGAGCGAAAACATTGTTCACCTCACTGATGATACCTTTGAGGAAGAAGTTGTAAATTCTGATGGACCCGTACTCGTGGACTATTGGGCGGATTGGTGCGGACCTTGCAAGATGATTGCACCCATTTTGGATGAAATCGCTCAAGAGTATGCTGAGAAAGTTAAAATAGCTAAGCTCAATATCGATGAAAATCCAGCGACCCCACCCAAATACGGAATTCGCGGCATACCCACGTTAATGTTGTTTAAAGGAGGCAATGTAGAGGCCACTAAAGTAGGCGCTGTTTCAAAATCTCAATTAACCGCATTTATTGACAGTAATATATAG
- the thiO gene encoding glycine oxidase ThiO yields the protein MFDHIVIGGGINGLLTAYYLNQAGASVCLLERAIVGKESSWAGGGILSPLYPWRYPEAVTELVQWSQQVYPELVNTLYQSTGLDPELHRSGMLVLSEPQIDQAMNWAQQTHAELSLIDSDQIRHLEPKLGPIPNQALWMPQVGQVRNPRFVAALREHLIRHGVQIQENSEVTDLIVENQAVCGVKTEQADFRAAAVAVTCGAWSSRFWPEQEDHLQITPVKGQMVLLKTEPGLVQRIVLFADKYLIPRLDGRVLIGSTLEHVGFNKSTTDTAQDNLLDFAHHLIPALQDFPVEHHWAGLRPGTPDNIPRICEHPTLKGLFINAGHFRNGVVTAPASAQLLTNLMLKQQTILDPKPYC from the coding sequence ATGTTTGACCATATCGTTATCGGCGGTGGCATCAACGGCTTGCTAACCGCCTATTACCTCAATCAGGCCGGCGCCAGCGTTTGTCTGTTGGAACGTGCCATTGTGGGTAAAGAATCCTCCTGGGCCGGCGGCGGCATATTGTCCCCACTGTATCCCTGGCGTTACCCGGAAGCTGTAACCGAATTGGTACAGTGGAGCCAACAAGTCTATCCGGAACTGGTTAATACCCTATATCAATCAACGGGTTTAGACCCGGAACTGCATCGAAGCGGTATGCTGGTGCTGAGTGAACCCCAGATCGACCAAGCCATGAACTGGGCTCAACAAACACACGCTGAGCTGTCATTAATTGATTCTGACCAGATCCGGCACCTGGAACCCAAACTGGGCCCAATCCCAAACCAAGCCCTGTGGATGCCCCAAGTGGGCCAAGTACGCAATCCCCGCTTTGTGGCCGCGTTGCGTGAACACTTGATTCGCCACGGGGTACAAATCCAGGAAAACTCCGAGGTCACGGATTTAATAGTGGAAAACCAGGCTGTGTGCGGTGTCAAAACCGAACAAGCGGATTTTCGTGCCGCCGCAGTCGCCGTCACCTGCGGCGCCTGGAGCAGTCGGTTTTGGCCGGAACAAGAAGATCATCTGCAAATCACTCCGGTGAAGGGACAGATGGTATTACTGAAAACCGAACCGGGATTGGTCCAACGCATTGTGTTATTTGCCGATAAATATCTCATACCCCGTTTGGACGGCCGGGTATTAATCGGCAGCACTCTGGAGCACGTGGGATTTAATAAATCCACCACGGACACAGCTCAAGACAACTTACTCGATTTTGCGCATCATTTGATTCCAGCGCTACAGGATTTTCCTGTAGAACATCATTGGGCGGGCTTGCGCCCCGGTACGCCGGACAATATCCCCCGGATTTGTGAACACCCTACACTAAAGGGTTTGTTCATCAACGCCGGTCATTTCCGAAATGGAGTCGTGACAGCACCCGCATCTGCTCAATTATTAACCAACTTAATGCTTAAACAACAAACAATTCTGGACCCGAAGCCCTATTGTTGA
- a CDS encoding NADP(H)-dependent aldo-keto reductase, producing the protein MEYRKLGRTELKISAICLGTMTWGEQNSETEAQQQLDYAVEQGVNFMDTAEMYPVPPKQETYSLTEQFMGRWIKARNNRDQLILATKAAGRADWLPYLREGKNCFDKDNIESALNASLQRLQTDYIDLYQLHWPDRKTNFFGRLGYEHSTDDNSVPIEETLTVMAELVKSGKIRHYGLSNETPWGTMTFTALAEKMGLPRPVSIQNPYSLVNRTFEIGLSEVAHREDVGLLAYSPLGFGVLSGKYLNGARPPGARLTLFDRFDRYSSNNTEQAVANYVNIANQAGLDPAQMALAYVNSRSFVYSNIIGATNMEQLQANIASIDLKLSDEVLEKIEQVHRANPNPAP; encoded by the coding sequence ATGGAATACAGAAAATTAGGACGCACCGAACTGAAAATCAGCGCAATCTGTCTTGGCACCATGACTTGGGGAGAACAGAATTCAGAAACCGAAGCGCAACAACAACTGGACTATGCCGTGGAACAGGGCGTCAACTTCATGGATACTGCGGAGATGTATCCTGTACCACCCAAACAGGAAACCTACAGTCTGACGGAACAGTTCATGGGCCGCTGGATAAAAGCGCGTAACAATCGTGACCAATTGATTCTTGCTACCAAGGCAGCGGGACGCGCCGACTGGTTACCTTATTTGCGGGAAGGCAAAAATTGCTTTGATAAGGACAACATCGAATCGGCATTAAACGCCAGCCTACAACGTTTACAAACGGATTACATCGACCTGTACCAACTGCACTGGCCCGATCGAAAGACCAATTTTTTTGGGCGCCTGGGCTATGAGCACAGCACCGATGACAACTCCGTACCCATTGAAGAAACCTTGACGGTGATGGCGGAACTGGTGAAGAGCGGCAAAATTCGCCACTACGGCCTATCCAACGAAACTCCCTGGGGCACTATGACCTTCACAGCCCTGGCGGAAAAAATGGGATTGCCCCGTCCCGTCAGTATCCAAAACCCCTACAGCCTGGTGAATCGCACTTTCGAAATCGGCTTATCCGAAGTGGCCCACCGCGAGGACGTGGGCTTACTGGCCTACTCTCCCTTGGGTTTTGGTGTCCTCAGCGGCAAGTACCTCAATGGCGCCCGCCCGCCTGGGGCTCGCCTGACGCTGTTCGATCGTTTTGACCGCTACAGCAGCAACAACACCGAGCAAGCAGTAGCGAACTATGTGAACATTGCAAACCAGGCTGGATTGGACCCGGCGCAAATGGCCCTGGCCTACGTGAACTCGCGCAGTTTTGTTTATAGCAATATAATTGGCGCAACCAACATGGAGCAACTGCAAGCTAATATCGCCAGCATTGATCTTAAGCTGAGCGACGAGGTACTGGAAAAGATTGAACAAGTTCATCGAGCCAATCCCAACCCGGCCCCCTGA
- a CDS encoding transcriptional repressor, translating to MLQEAPNTTNHKRHVVKLLNDHGITPTHQRVEIGLVLLTKAQHMSADLVLEKVNADQNIVSKATVYNTLGLFARKGLIREVIVDATKVFYDSNTRPHHHFYDVTNGTLLDISDELEIKGLPNPPNEATIHGVDVIVRISRESETEIA from the coding sequence ATGTTGCAAGAAGCACCCAACACAACGAACCATAAACGCCATGTTGTAAAACTGCTCAACGACCATGGCATCACTCCAACCCATCAGCGTGTGGAAATCGGCTTGGTACTCCTAACCAAAGCCCAGCACATGTCCGCTGACTTGGTCCTGGAAAAAGTGAATGCGGACCAAAATATCGTTTCCAAGGCGACCGTGTACAATACACTGGGTTTATTTGCCCGCAAAGGTTTGATTCGCGAAGTCATCGTCGACGCGACCAAAGTGTTTTATGACTCCAATACCCGGCCCCATCACCATTTTTATGATGTCACCAATGGAACCTTGCTGGACATCTCGGATGAATTGGAAATAAAAGGTTTACCCAATCCACCTAATGAAGCAACTATTCATGGTGTGGATGTGATTGTTCGCATCAGCCGGGAATCAGAGACTGAAATAGCCTGA
- a CDS encoding ankyrin repeat domain-containing protein, with protein sequence MQKFQWFFIISALMSALTACSGERYTELMNASRDGDEKAVRRILDAGANVNEQTTQGKTALMLAASNNHLGTVKLLIGRDANFQTTDSFGTTALIVAATAGREKTASYLAELGSDTLQRDSSGGSALGNAVFFGHSGTVAALLKHTPKDMGEHGKELLLVAAGLGHVEIVKNLLKHGVDPNARGIKDRTALMATAAFDKEQTAQILLENGADPALRDADGYSAMDIAKDKNSEKVSALLKKQFSYKKAGNKK encoded by the coding sequence ATGCAAAAATTCCAATGGTTCTTCATCATATCCGCTCTGATGTCAGCGCTCACCGCTTGCAGCGGTGAGCGCTACACCGAGCTAATGAACGCGTCACGCGACGGTGACGAAAAAGCCGTGCGTCGCATTCTGGACGCCGGGGCAAACGTTAACGAACAAACCACGCAAGGCAAAACCGCGTTAATGCTGGCTGCATCCAATAACCACCTGGGCACCGTAAAACTCTTAATTGGTCGCGATGCCAATTTTCAGACTACGGACAGTTTCGGCACCACCGCTCTGATTGTTGCAGCAACGGCAGGTCGGGAAAAAACAGCAAGCTATTTAGCCGAATTGGGATCTGACACCCTGCAACGCGATTCCAGCGGCGGTTCGGCGCTGGGTAACGCGGTGTTCTTCGGTCACAGCGGCACAGTAGCAGCCTTGTTAAAACACACCCCCAAGGACATGGGAGAGCACGGCAAAGAATTATTACTGGTGGCCGCCGGATTGGGTCATGTGGAAATCGTAAAAAACCTGCTGAAACACGGCGTGGACCCCAACGCCAGGGGCATCAAAGATCGCACCGCCTTAATGGCCACCGCCGCTTTTGATAAAGAGCAGACCGCTCAAATCTTGCTGGAAAATGGCGCAGACCCGGCCTTGCGAGATGCAGACGGATACAGCGCCATGGACATCGCCAAGGATAAAAACAGCGAAAAGGTATCGGCGCTGCTAAAAAAACAGTTTTCCTATAAAAAAGCGGGTAATAAAAAATAG
- a CDS encoding YdcF family protein, translating to MRKIRTFSYFLIISVLFLSLAFVLFNTFRIFQFSQESANESADAAIVLGGAVLQDQPSVEYEQRIKHSISLYQAGKVKQLIFTGKPGDDSNLAASQVAKLYALTEGVPSEAVLGDESSAAVGESLKNARKIMDQHGMGSALVVGDAIQMKRIIVMAKDLGIQAYSSPTPNSRRSPLMSQSKALAAETVGLINYYLQQLETSGYKSLGGKDGKTQASGG from the coding sequence ATGCGAAAAATTAGAACTTTCAGCTATTTCTTAATAATATCCGTTTTGTTTTTATCCCTGGCATTTGTGTTGTTCAACACGTTTCGTATTTTTCAGTTTTCCCAGGAATCGGCGAACGAATCGGCGGACGCCGCGATTGTGCTTGGCGGAGCAGTGCTCCAGGATCAACCCTCCGTGGAATACGAGCAGAGAATTAAACATAGCATCAGCCTGTATCAAGCCGGTAAAGTAAAACAGTTGATTTTTACCGGAAAACCCGGAGACGATAGTAATTTGGCGGCATCCCAAGTCGCTAAGTTATATGCACTGACCGAAGGGGTGCCCAGCGAAGCCGTGTTAGGCGATGAGTCCAGTGCGGCTGTGGGGGAATCCCTTAAAAACGCCAGAAAAATAATGGATCAGCACGGTATGGGCTCTGCACTGGTAGTCGGCGATGCCATACAAATGAAGCGAATTATTGTGATGGCTAAAGACTTGGGGATTCAGGCTTATTCCTCGCCCACGCCCAACAGTCGACGCTCACCATTAATGAGCCAATCCAAGGCCTTGGCAGCGGAGACGGTCGGTTTGATTAATTACTACCTGCAGCAGTTGGAAACCTCGGGGTACAAATCCTTGGGTGGGAAAGATGGGAAAACTCAGGCATCGGGTGGCTGA
- a CDS encoding HDOD domain-containing protein, translating into MSTSITIRRYLEKQDIRYQSRPFQGNPAQLFRNGTQGLRAQNIAKAVILKDYRGLVMAVAPAPDQLKVDSINRRLKRRLVPAKQEDYTALFADCSPHLIPPLGEAYGLECIVDDSLLHLDQIHFVSGNQGELLCISTDDFQWLHNNAWYGNTFYPIAAPMQTDSDSTDRDDTEEQNRLPPLPTIANQILLLNQGNSNPEELAKLVEKDPHLAKQIVHYADSRFYGVRETIISVRQAISRVLGYELASNIALGIAACRSLRPNTLGPLGRQAYWRHATYSATLAQGLAYAVAPHTRIQPGMAFLCGILHNAGTLLQGQWYPQKLDQLSQALALYPNTNLLEHENQLLQSNHAQLGAQLLQHWNMPRAAVVSALEHHNPNYEGDYEHYPALLYIVDALLKRHGLGDAAATDLPQHSLRKLGLSYSQVLDVVEKTFQGSTELDLFARKLAA; encoded by the coding sequence ATGTCGACTTCCATAACCATACGACGTTACCTGGAAAAACAGGACATTCGTTACCAATCCAGACCGTTCCAAGGCAACCCGGCACAATTGTTTCGCAATGGCACACAAGGCTTGCGCGCCCAAAACATTGCTAAAGCCGTCATCCTGAAAGACTACCGCGGTTTAGTCATGGCGGTGGCTCCCGCACCAGACCAGCTTAAAGTGGACAGCATCAACCGTCGCTTGAAACGGCGACTGGTACCGGCAAAACAAGAAGACTATACCGCCTTGTTTGCTGATTGCAGCCCCCACTTAATTCCACCGCTGGGAGAAGCCTATGGTCTGGAGTGTATTGTAGATGACAGTCTGCTACATCTGGACCAGATTCATTTTGTCTCTGGCAATCAAGGTGAGCTGTTGTGTATCTCCACCGATGATTTCCAGTGGCTGCACAACAATGCCTGGTACGGAAATACCTTTTATCCTATTGCTGCACCGATGCAAACTGACAGCGATAGCACAGACCGCGATGACACAGAGGAACAAAATCGCCTCCCTCCCCTACCCACCATCGCAAACCAAATCCTATTGCTCAATCAAGGGAACAGCAACCCCGAAGAACTGGCCAAGCTGGTGGAAAAAGACCCCCATTTGGCCAAACAGATTGTCCATTACGCCGACTCGCGGTTTTATGGCGTACGCGAAACCATAATCTCTGTTCGCCAAGCCATTTCCAGGGTTTTGGGATACGAGTTGGCAAGCAATATTGCCCTGGGTATTGCTGCCTGCCGCAGCCTGCGCCCCAATACCCTTGGCCCACTGGGACGCCAAGCCTATTGGCGCCATGCCACATACAGCGCCACCCTGGCCCAGGGCTTGGCATACGCCGTAGCACCTCACACCCGGATTCAACCAGGTATGGCCTTTTTATGCGGCATTTTGCACAATGCCGGCACCTTGCTACAAGGTCAGTGGTATCCACAAAAACTGGACCAACTCAGCCAGGCGCTGGCTTTGTACCCAAACACAAATTTACTGGAACATGAAAATCAATTGCTGCAAAGCAATCACGCCCAACTGGGAGCACAGCTGCTACAACACTGGAACATGCCCCGAGCCGCTGTTGTCAGTGCTTTGGAGCACCACAATCCCAATTACGAAGGCGACTACGAACACTATCCGGCCTTACTCTATATCGTGGATGCGCTGCTGAAACGTCACGGATTGGGCGATGCTGCCGCTACCGACCTACCGCAGCACAGCCTTAGAAAACTGGGCTTAAGTTACTCGCAGGTACTGGATGTGGTAGAGAAAACATTTCAGGGTAGTACCGAACTGGATCTTTTCGCACGTAAACTGGCCGCTTGA